The DNA segment GGACCGGACCACGCGGAGTTCCGGACACGGTTCGCGCAGACGGCGTCGGCGCTGCGGGCCAAGTCCGTGGAGGACACGGCGTTCTACCGCTATGTGCCGCTGCTCTCGGCGACCGAGGTGGGCGGGAACCCGGGGAGCCCCGCCGTATCGGCCGACGAGTTCCATGCCTACTGCGCGCGCGTGCAGCGCGACTGGCCCGTGACGGGGACGGTCGCGTCGACGCACGACACCAAGCGCAGTGCCGACGTACGGGCCTCGCTGGCCGTGCTCACCGAGTGCCCGGAGCACTGGGCGGACATCCTGGCCGAGGTGACCCGCGACGGCCAGGGCGTACCGGACGCGCAGCTGGCGTGGGCTGCCTGGCAGACGGTGTTCGGGCTGGGCGAGGCGGATGCGGACCGGGTTCAGGGGGCGCTGCTGAAGCACGTGCGGGAGGCCGGGCTGTTCACCAGCTGGACGGAGCAGGAACCGCCGTACGAGGAGGCGGTGGCGGCATTCGTGGCCACGGGGCCCTGCGGGGCGCCCGGCGAGCGGGTGGCCGCCTTCCGGAGCCGGATGGAGCCGCACATCCGGGCGAACCTGCTGGGGATGGCTCTGGCCCAGTTGACGATGCCGGGCGTGCCGGACGTCTATCAGGGCACGGAGGGCGAGTACCGGGCGCTGGTGGACCCGGACAACCGCCGGGGCGTGCGGTTCCCGCACCAGGACCCGGGTGAGAAGGGCGCTCTGACGACGGCCGCGCTACGGCTGCGCAGGCGGCGTCCCGACGTGTTCGGTGACTCGGCGTCGTACGTGCCCCTGACCGCCGAGGGCCCTGCCGCCGCGCACTGTGTGGCCTTCGAACGCTCCGGAGAGGTGGTCACCGCCGTGACGCGGCTGTCCCTGCGGCTGGCGCAGTCGGGTGGCTGGCGCGGCACGGTGCTGGCGCTGCCGCCGGGGCGTTGGGCCGATGTGCTGGCTCCGGAGCGGGAGTTCACCGGGCACGCGCGCGTGGAGGAGCTCTTCGAGCGCGTCCCGGTCGCGTTGCTGGAGCGGGTCGGTGAGGGCGGTGAGGGGGCGGTCGAGCAGTAGGGGCGACCGTGGAGCGGCCGTAGAGCCGTTGGCCAAGGCGTCCGCCGAGAGCACGACCGTCGAGCGCGTACGAGGGCGCCCTGCGCCCTGCCATCGCGCCGGCGACCCGGCTCGGGCCCGCGTGCGCTCCCGGGGCTCGTGCACGCGGGCAGCGCGTGGTGACGAGCGCCGGCGCCCTCTGCGATCCGGCGCTCGTGGCGTCCGTTCATGCAGGTCGGCGGCGGGCTACCGGTGCGGAGTGCCCGGCCGGATCGATGTCGCACCTCCCCTGGCTCCCGCCGCCCCCATCCGCCGGGGTGAATGCAACTGGGCGCCCCCGGGCGCCTCCCCCGTGAAGTCCTTGACACGTCAACGAGACCGTGGGGTACTGCGGATTGCGAAGGCTGGGCGGACATGACGGGGGTGAGTCTCCTGCCGGAGCTGCGCTACCCCACGCTGACCGAGCTGGTCCTGTCCGCCCGCGCACTGGCCGCTCACCGACCGGGCCTGTGCACCCTGAGACAGGTGGGGTCCTCCCGCGCGGGCAGACCCCTCCACCTGCTGTCCATCGGTCACGCCCGGCCCGCCGTCCTGGTGGTCGCAGGAGCGCACTCCAACGAACCGACCGGCGGGCCCACGCTCCTCGCGGTCGCCGAACGCGTCCTGCTCGAGCGGGAGTTGCGGAGCGACATCTCCTGGCACTTCCTGCTGTGCGCGGATCCCGACGGGGCCAGCCTGCACGTCACCCCGGCACCCCGCAGTCTGCTCGACTACCACCGCGGCTTCTTCCGGCCGGCGGCCTCGGAACAGCCGGAGTGGGCACCGGCCACGCTGCCTGCCGACCGGCTGCCGCCCGAGACACGCGCGTTGACCCGGGTCATCGACGAACTGCGGCCCTACCTTCAGGTGACCCTGCACGGCACCGATCTGGGCGGCAGCTGGGTGCAGTTGACGAAGGACGTACCCGGTCTCGCCGAGCCGTTCGCGAAGTCCGCGGCCCAGTTGCACATCCCGGTGGAGACGGGTGCCTCGGACGCGGCGGGCTGGCCCGCGTCCGGACCCGGGGTGCATGTGATGCCGGCGCCGGGCGCGGGCGCGGCCTATCCGAGCATGCCGGACGACGCGCGCAGCAGCACCTGGTACCACGTGCACCGCTACGGCGGCCTGACGGCGGTCGTCGAGGTGCCGATGTGGGCGAGCGACCTGGTGGACGACCCGGCGCCGCATCCGGACCCGGCCGGGGCGATGCGGCGGCTGGCGGCACGGCTGCTGCGGGACGCGCTGGAGGTGGAGCGGGTGCTCGCCGAGGCCCTCCCCCGCCTGGACGGCGTCGACGGGCCCCTGCTGCGGGCCTCGAAGTGGGCGCTGGAGCTGGTGCCGGGGCTGGCCGCCGACTGGATGCGCACGCCGCCCGCCGACAACACCATGGCGTACGTCGGCAGCGTGGACGCCTTCGGTCGCCGGCTGCCCCTGCGGGCGGCGGCCATGCTGCTGCGCGTCCTCAGGGAGACCGACGACCGCGGGGCACAGCGCCTCGAACACCTGGTGGCGACCTGGAGCGACGCCTTCGCCGAGCGCTTCCGCGCCCGCTGGGTGCCCCTGGAGCACCAGGTCGAGCACCAGTCCCGCACGGTCGTCGCGGCGGCGCTGCACGCGCGCGACCGGCCGTCATGAGCGACGCCGGCATGAGCCACGCAGGCATGAGCGGTGCCGACGTGAGCCGGGCCGACCCGTGCGGTACGGCCGATGCCGCACCGCGTCAGGCGTCCAGCGCGAACACAGCGCCCGTCCGGGCACCCATCGCACACCCGTTGGCGAATGTCTCCCGGTACTC comes from the Streptomyces sp. NBC_00443 genome and includes:
- a CDS encoding M14 family zinc carboxypeptidase, which produces MSLLPELRYPTLTELVLSARALAAHRPGLCTLRQVGSSRAGRPLHLLSIGHARPAVLVVAGAHSNEPTGGPTLLAVAERVLLERELRSDISWHFLLCADPDGASLHVTPAPRSLLDYHRGFFRPAASEQPEWAPATLPADRLPPETRALTRVIDELRPYLQVTLHGTDLGGSWVQLTKDVPGLAEPFAKSAAQLHIPVETGASDAAGWPASGPGVHVMPAPGAGAAYPSMPDDARSSTWYHVHRYGGLTAVVEVPMWASDLVDDPAPHPDPAGAMRRLAARLLRDALEVERVLAEALPRLDGVDGPLLRASKWALELVPGLAADWMRTPPADNTMAYVGSVDAFGRRLPLRAAAMLLRVLRETDDRGAQRLEHLVATWSDAFAERFRARWVPLEHQVEHQSRTVVAAALHARDRPS